The DNA sequence TAgcgaaataaatatattgaaaataaaCCCCGAAATTCCATGCCTGCAATTTcttgacaaacacaaaaattaaggacattttcactatgaTTATAGCTagctttagttagttttataaacgtaaaataaaatgtagtttcagttagttactgattttttttaaacactaatttttattttattaatgtttttttttaaagttaaaaaaagtttttgtttttaaactttgtgCCAAACAGATGCAAAATGCTCATTTCATTACATGGCGGTTGAATACAATAAATTCCAATGACGAAACTAACTACACCACCCTCAAAAAAGCTGTGTAGTTTCAACACCaccactattttatttattaccttatctaataactagagctgtcaaacgattaattttttaaatcagattaatcaacatcttagaattctgattaatcgcttaatattaaatcactttttttttcaaatttgaagagcaccggttatgtgttaattcttttgacatttaatgttatgaggacgtcttcaacatcttTTGATCCACTAAACacgctcatcttcctctttttctgatcagttaattacttgcataatttaaaatgaaaaaaaaaaaaactaacttgatattttgacatggcaaacattcattaaatgctttactttaatgcattaaaattatgtttattgctcaaacgcaacctgtgctaccttaagcgtagccatccgctgtcacgctaaaggcttTGACTATGAtcaaaatttattttgggtgattaattaatcaattaacgctttaactttgacagcactactaatAACATGCAAAAAACATTTACGTGCAAACTGTAAGTTGTCCTTAAAGGACTAGAGAAGGTACCTGAGCAAGTGGTTTGTTCTCATATTTCTTCTCGTGCTCAAAAAAGCTGTCCAGGCCGCTCTGCTTAACGATGATCTCCGACTCATCCGAGAAGAGGACGGCGTCGCCATCGAAAGCCACCCTCAGCTGATTGTCGCACAGCTCGTTCTCAGTCTCAGGCATGAACATTGTGGCCGCGGCAATGCCTGAagcaaaagcattaaaaaaaataattatacgcAAAAAATAAGTGAATATACATTAAGAGTAATGTCATATTGTGGCATCACATGCCTTCGTCGATGGCCTCTGTGACCTTCTCGGCATCCTTGGAGAGATACAGATTGGTCATGTACGCTTTCAGGTAGCCGATTGGACTTTGCCCTCCAGTCATACAAAACCTCTCAATGGTCAAATCTGAAAGAAAGTCCCATTGAAGAGTTGTTAGAAGGCCAATGCTCTTAAAAAGCAAAAGTAAGCATACCATAATGATTGATGCTGTTGATGAGGCGCACTCCGACTTGAGCGTGATTGTTAGTCATGAGGACAATGTCGAACAACTCCTCGCTCTCCGGGTAAAGATCCCTCAGCCGAGAGTTCACCGTCATCAGTGCCTGCGTATTGAGGGagcatgatgatgatttttttttttttaagtttatgtgctgataggttaaaaaaaacaatattgagaCACCGTATGATTTTCTAAAATAGTTTAACTTGCATTATATTTTAACTTAATAAAACACATTGTAAACAACATATttcaacacagaaaaaaaaagcaagaaaataTTGTACGTCTTGTagtttttcttgtgtgtgttaaGGGGCTGCTGACTTTGTTTGCACTTACATTAAGCtatttgtcactcccagttgatGTTAACTTTAAAACTGACCAAAACTTAATGTCGAACTTCCACCAtcttaatgctagcatataatgtgaaacaccATATAtgggctaatggaaattagcatacaTGTTACAGTAATTATAACACTTCAAAGAACTGCTACTGCATACACAAAAGGAGCAGCAACATTTAAAAAGAGATTCTCTCTGCTCCGTGTGAACAACGGTTATTACTGTACCTCagttggggaccttctctgcctcttcttcttgctttCAATTATGCTGCATCTACATCTAGTAGGCCAGTCAGACATTGTTATGTGTCTGGTGTGCTTTGTTGAATATGTCACACATCATAAGGGGACGTTCACATTCTGAAACTGTACTGAGCCCGATTGCTATATTCTACATGCAACTTCCTGATGTTTCACAAACaagacatttcaaaaatgtgctttGGAAAGAGAACAAACACAAAGTCGCAGAAAAGTCTCTGATTAGCACCGTCATTTTAACACTCATCAAAGATGTAGAGACACTCACGCATCATTCTAAACACCGATATGTGATATTTTGATGACAGTGGTGGACCTTGAATTTCAGGTTGACATgagttggatggaaacctgtGGTTGAATTTTTGTGACTGAACCTTCCTGACAACCTTATTCACCTCTTACCAGTCCTTGGGCCGCGTCCTGTCATTTTGGGAACGTAAAGTTGTGGCTGATTTGTTACAACTTAACATGGTGTACACATTTCTTAATGTAATTGAGTTAAGAAGTCGACCAACATCACAAAGTGGATTCAAATTTGGATGGTCCTGGTCCTACAGTGTGTCAACAAGCCTTGAGACCAAGTGAAGTATTTCAAACGCCACACCCTGCAAAGCAAGTACCCTGCAGAGGGCTTGCTGTCAAATATGCCTGCCAGCTCACCTTGACGAATGGGAAAGCAGCTCCCGGCTTCAGAGGCTCATTCTCGTGTTCGACCTGATAGGCTACGTAGTTTTCCACTCCTTCCTTTTCGTAGATGAGCCTCTCCGCCACCATGTTGAAGAGGGTCCGGGAAGACACGGCGATGGTGACAGCATACCTGGGTTTAGGCTGGGGAGGCACGGAcaccagtaaaataaaaaataaataaagatgataTATTCCAAAACAAAATTGGAACTTATTTAGTTTTCCGACTTAAAAGCTCTAATATAACAAATACGCGATGTTAAAACTCTAGCATCCAAATTGTTATACATACCGGTctcggtttgtttgttttgagttgTTCAAAAAACGCTTTGGCCGCCGCCCAGTCGTTCTCTTCCGCGTTGTCCTCCACTTGATTTGACTCGTTTATCTTTATATCACTCATTTTctaaaaaagttcaaatatatCTTTGCTTTGCTAGAGAGCGTGGAGGAAAAGTCCGACCAAAGTAGGAGCAActggggggaaaagaaaaaagcaacaacCTAAAGTTGGCGGAAGTGTAACAAAAGTGGAGTGGGTGTGTCGAAGTGCTGACGTCACCAGGCTGCGCGTTCTTGTGCCACCGGAAGTGGACGCCCCCTTCTTATGGACTTCAACATATATATTtagtttactgtattttaaaatatgtccAGAAGATCGAATGATAGAACACCCACTGACAATCTTGTAACAATTTAAATACACAATTGActaaaatatctcactgtccaaACATTTGTccagtattttattattatattcttgattatattatattatattatattatagtctTAGTTTTTACGTGCCTTAAAGTCAAGTATTGGAACAGTTAAGGTACTGTcaaattattgttgtttatcaaaatatgaatatgaaagtAGAGATCAACATTTCACTGGTAATAACCAAGGAACAGACATTGAATGGGTAAATCAAGGAAAACAAAGTgtccaaaatattttcagaaatatagcggaaaaagagagaaaaaatgccAAGCTGCAAATATGCAGGGGTCGACTATTAAAATTTTGAGTGGTagattttttatgaaaaatctacaaaattgAGTTCACACACTTAATATTGGTTTCTTGTTTTGTGccatcctttatttattttttgacaagagagccctttgcaccggaggaaaaaaaatacagtatggtTAGAAGTGCATGTGGCCCCACTAGAAGTAGGCTGCTGCAGAAAAATTGCTCCCAAAGACCCCCTCCCAAGCCAGCATtgaagttgcccatccctgcatGGTCTACTTTATCAGTACAGTGGTCTGGTGCAGTGCATTTATCATATTGCACAATATAAGACAGTGTGTATGTATCTTACGCATGAATGACCTCCGTGTTTACAAGAAGACCAACCcgtcccccctcccctccctcacACTTGGTAGAGTCCGACCGGGACGGAGCATCATGGCGGTGGACGGTAAGCATTCGCTCTCAGGTGTTCTGTTGGGGGGGTGGCGACGGGGGCGGGGGAGACTCGTGAAACTTTACTGCGGGTCGCAGTGACGTCCTCGTTTGAAGGCACATTaatggtgttgttgttgtttttaaaacaggggtggaTCGTTTTGGGAAGGGTGGTGGATTTCGCGAGGTGCTGCATGGTGCTGATGAATGTTACAATCCCATCACGGGATGCGCTCGCAAGTCACGATGGAGTGGTGCGTTCAGGTGGATCCAGTCACGTTTGTAACAAAAACGGAACGAAGGCACACTTTAAACCGATTATTGTTGATAATTGTATACACTTGAGCCCAAATTGACGTGGGTTTAAGGCGTGCTGCACTATCACGTGTCGaacacttttgttttgctgCTACTATGTTGATTAGCGGATGAAAATAGGGATTGTGGACGGGTTGTTTTCGTCGCTGAATTGTACGTACATAGGACGTGACCCACATGATGAGTCCACGCCGCGgtcctcttaaaaaaaagaagcttcaatGGGATGAGTGGAGTGGCACGTGCCTTCCACTATCCCATTGTGGACTTGGCGTCACGTGTTATGTGTGCAGCATGAATGTTTACACCTGAACAAGATGTGCACGTTCACTATTTGTATGTGATATGCACAGATGTTATGTTATGTATATTGAAGaataaaagctgttttaaaaactaaacaaaaacacgtatggacaaaaaaattctacagCGTACATTATGTTCTATGTACAAACtcgtctaaacacggcattctgattaatatcgcgtttgtggaatatgaattaggcaGTAGAATCGACCCGTTCtctgaaggcggccattttgtcacttgctgtcgactgaaaatgacatcacagtcgctcaggtaacgaccaatcacggctcgcctgttttctgagtttggtcatgtgatgttcgcaagctgagcaaACTGGATAGCAAATGACATTTGATACGGCTTGAAAATAGGAAATACacaatacatattttacataatGAATGTACATAACGTTAGATGATATTTAATACCGAACGTTTACAACATGCAACATGTCTTTGAGGTTTAATTTATCTGAGTTGTTGAGCTTCAGTACTGCTGTTGTTGTGTTTGGCAACAAATGGTTCAGCAGTTAATtttcgtgcgtgtgtgtgtgtgtgtaaatgataGTGCCTCTGGACTGCAGTAATTACAGTAACTGCCCATATTTCTGCCAATGGGAAAGTGAGGTGTTTTGACTGCGAGGGtattaatacatatttaaaacataccGTAGCTCAATTGGCTTGACTACCTTCGCCTAATGTAAATGCTGCTTTAAGTACAATTCATAATCATTCATTGTAATATGGCCTTAGAATGAAAATACATATAGAAATGCTAACATTCTATAAAGGTGTAGAAACAGAACTGAGTTCACTGTTGCATCATATTACGTCCGCGGCTAATCTCTCCATCATCCATTTTGTACAAGCCTGCGTGAAAATGATTTCCTATTGCCTCTCATAAGACGCGCGACTTAAAAGTGGTGCTCTGCGTTTTGCTGATTGCGACACTTTTTTGGCGTCGGCAAGCTTTTGGCCTGTGGATGAACTGCCTGCAGAGAGTTTTAAGTGATTGGGTCTGAGTGATTCTGTCAACTGtgcgacaaaaaaacaaatcggCTTCTATTTGGGCCTCAATTTGTTCTGATTCATCTCCTCACAACGCTTCCGCTAAATGTGAGGCTGTGGTGTTCGCTT is a window from the Vanacampus margaritifer isolate UIUO_Vmar chromosome 19, RoL_Vmar_1.0, whole genome shotgun sequence genome containing:
- the LOC144039741 gene encoding cytosolic 5'-nucleotidase 1A-like isoform X1 gives rise to the protein MSDIKINESNQVEDNAEENDWAAAKAFFEQLKTNKPRPPKPRYAVTIAVSSRTLFNMVAERLIYEKEGVENYVAYQVEHENEPLKPGAAFPFVKALMTVNSRLRDLYPESEELFDIVLMTNNHAQVGVRLINSINHYDLTIERFCMTGGQSPIGYLKAYMTNLYLSKDAEKVTEAIDEGIAAATMFMPETENELCDNQLRVAFDGDAVLFSDESEIIVKQSGLDSFFEHEKKYENKPLAQGPLKCFLESLGKLQRKFYAKNERLNCPIRTFLVTARSAASSGSRVLKTLRSWGLEIDEALFLAGAPKGPLLQKIKPHIYFDDQMFHIEGAKELGTISAHVPYGIGQKYHKGKLIEQPKKE
- the LOC144039741 gene encoding cytosolic 5'-nucleotidase 1A-like isoform X2 — protein: MVAERLIYEKEGVENYVAYQVEHENEPLKPGAAFPFVKALMTVNSRLRDLYPESEELFDIVLMTNNHAQVGVRLINSINHYDLTIERFCMTGGQSPIGYLKAYMTNLYLSKDAEKVTEAIDEGIAAATMFMPETENELCDNQLRVAFDGDAVLFSDESEIIVKQSGLDSFFEHEKKYENKPLAQGPLKCFLESLGKLQRKFYAKNERLNCPIRTFLVTARSAASSGSRVLKTLRSWGLEIDEALFLAGAPKGPLLQKIKPHIYFDDQMFHIEGAKELGTISAHVPYGIGQKYHKGKLIEQPKKE